From a single Miscanthus floridulus cultivar M001 chromosome 8, ASM1932011v1, whole genome shotgun sequence genomic region:
- the LOC136476808 gene encoding squamosa promoter-binding-like protein 15: MQREVGPQVAPPLFLHPIQPMPPHAAAGAAAKKRGHPWPAGAAAVAPAEAAAGNWNPRLWDWDSRALTARPSSDALRLAGGQPQPAAKAAEAQRQGTGGSGALNLQLGLREDATTPMDASPTAPAASSSPSPPPASAAAGQEPVDRPSKRVRSGSPGSAGGGSGGGGAGNGGASYPMCQVDDCRADLTSAKDYHRRHKVCETHSKTTKAVVANQAQRFCQQCSRFHPLAEFDEGKRSCRRRLAGHNRRRRKTQPTDVASQLLLPGNQENAANRTQDIVNLITVIARLQGSNVGKVPSIPPIPDKQNLVEIISKINSLNNTTPAAKSPPSEVVDLNASQVQQEQRQDSVEKTTNGIDKQTVPSTMDLLGVFSTGLATSTPETNTSQSQGSSDSSGNNKSKSHSTEPAIVVNSHDKSTQDFPAAGFMRSNSTHESRPHIYKQTEQETRPYLSLQLFGSTEEDIPPKMDSVNKYLSSESSNPLDERSPSSSPPITRKFFPIHSVDEEVRHPHITDYGEDATMGEVSTSQAWCAPPLDLFKDSERPIENGSPPNPGYQSCYASTSCSDHSPSTSNSDGQDRTGRIIFKLFGKEPSTIPGNLRDDIVNWLKHSPTEMEGYIRPGCIVLSMYLSMPAIAWDELEENLLQRVNSLVQSSDMDFWRKGRFLVRTDSQLVSYKAGMTRLSKSWRTWNTPELTFVSPIAVVGGRKTSLILKGRNLSIPGTQIHCSSIGKYISKEVLCSAYPGTIYDDSGVETFDLPGQPDLILGRCFIEVENRFRGNSFPVIVASSSVCQELRNLEVELEDSQVLDVPSDGQIHDSRQSKTRVQVLHFLNELGWLFQKASACTLSTRSDMSDLDLIQFSTARFKYLLLFSSERDWCSLTRTLLDILAKRSLVSEELSKETMEMLAEIHLLNKAVKRKSRSMVHLLVQFVVICPDNSKVYPFLPNLPGPGGLTPLHLAASIENAEDIVDALTDDPQQIGLTCWRSVLDEDGQSPETYAKLRNHNSYNELVAQKLVDMKNNQVTITVNGNEIRMDQLGNVGDHKKSGVQALQIRSCSQCAILESGVLRPPVRSRGLLARPYIHSMLAIAAVCVCVCVFMRALLRINSGKSFKWERLDYGTI; the protein is encoded by the exons ATGCAGAGGGAGGTGGGGCCGCAGGTGGCCCCTCCGCTCTTCCTCCACCCGATCCAGCCGATGCCtccccacgccgccgccggcgccgccgcgaaGAAGCGCGGCCACCCGTggcccgccggcgccgccgccgtggcgcCCGCGGAGGCCGCCGCAGGGAACTGGAATCCCAGGCTGTGGGACTGGGACAGCCGCGCGCTCACTGCCAGGCCGTCCTCCGatgcgctccgcctcgccggtGGCCAGCCCCAGCCGGCAGCCAAGGCGGCTGAGGCGCAGCGCCAGGGGACCGGGGGTAGCGGCGCGCTGAACCTCCAGCTCGGCCTGCGGGAGGACGCCACGACCCCGATGGACGCCAGCCCGACGGCTCCCGCGGCGTCGTCGTCGCCATCCCCGCCTCCTGCTTCGGCCGCGGCGGGGCAGGAGCCGGTTGATAGGCCGAGCAAGCGCGTGCGGTCCGGATCGCCGGGGAGCGCTGGGGGAGGATCGGGCGGCGGTGGGGCTGGCAACGGAGGCGCGAGCTACCCGATGTGCCAGGTGGATGACTGCCGAGCGGATCTGACCAGCGCCAAGGATTACCACCGGAGGCACAAGGTCTGCGAGACCCACAGCAAGACCACCAAGGCGGTCGTCGCCAACCAGGCCCAGCGCTTCTGCCAGCAGTGTAGTAG ATTTCACCCACTCGCGGAGTTTGATGAGGGTAAGAGGAGCTGCAGGCGTAGGCTTGCTGGTCACAACCGTCGGAGAAGAAAAACCCAGCCAACAGATGTTGCTTCGCAGTTGCTGTTACCTGGAAACCAAGAAAATGCAGCAAATAGGACACAAGATATTGTCAATCTAATTACAGTGATTGCACGCTTGCAAG GTTCTAACGTTGGTAAAGTGCCTAGCATCCCTCCCATACCAGATAAACAGAATCTGGTTGAAATTATAAGCAAAATAAATTCATTGAACAACACGACCCCTGCGGCAAAGTCTCCTCCATCAGAAGTTGTTGATTTGAATGCTTCACAAGTGCAACAAGAGCAACGGCAGGATTCTGTGGAGAAGACTACCAACGGAATCGACAAGCAAACTGTGCCATCAACCATGGACTTGCTAGGAGTTTTTTCAACTGGCCTTGCAACTTCAACACCTGAGACAAATACATCCCAGTCCCAAGGGAGCAGTGACAGCAGTGGTAATAACAAGAGCAAGAGCCATTCAACAGAGCCAGCAATTGTTGTAAATTCACATGATAAATCAACCCAAGATTTTCCTGCTGCTGGTTTCATGAGAAGCAACAGCACACACGAAAGCCGACCTCATATATACAAGCAGACAGAACAAGAAACCAGACCATACTTGTCACTGCAGCTGTTTGGCAGCACTGAGGAGGATATTCCACCTAAGATGGACTCAGTGAATAAGTACTTATCTTCTGAGAGTAGTAATCCTCTGGATGAGAGATCACCTTCTTCCTCTCCGCCTATAACCCGCAAGTTTTTCCCCATACATTCGGTTGATGAAGAGGTTCGGCACCCTCATATTACAGATTATGGGGAAGATGCTACAATGGGTGAAGTTAGCACAAGCCAGGCATGGTGTGCACCACCACTTGATCTATTCAAGGATTCAGAGCGCCCCATCGAGAATGGATCACCACCAAATCCTGGTTACCAGTCCTGCTATGCTTCAACATCTTGTTCAGACCATTCACCTTCAACCTCGAACTCAGATGGACAG GATCGGACTGGTAGGATTATTTTCAAGCTGTTTGGCAAGGAACCTAGCACAATACCTGGGAACCTTCGTGACGAT ATAGTAAATTGGCTCAAACACAGCCCTACTGAAATGGAGGGATACATTCGACCTGGTTGCATTGTACTATCCATGTACCTATCAATGCCGGCTATTGCATGGGATGAG CTTGAAGAAAATCTCCTCCAGAGAGTAAACTCACTAGTTCAAAGTTCTGATATGGATTTCTGGAGGAAAGGAAGGTTTTTAGTTCGAACCGACTCCCAGTTGGTATCGTATAAAGCGG GAATGACCCGTTTATCGAAATCGTGGAGAACATGGAATACCCCTGAATTGACCTTTGTGTCACCAATTGCTGTTGTTGGTGGGCGGAAGACTTCCCTCATTCTTAAAGGCCGCAATCTATCTATTCCTGGCACACA GATCCATTGTTCAAGTATAGGGAAGTACATATCCAAAGAAGTTCTGTGCTCAGCATATCCAGGTACCATATATGATGATTCAGGTGTTGAGACCTTTGACTTGCCAGGACAACCAGATCTTATTCTTGGACGCTGCTTTATTGAG GTGGAAAACAGGTTCAGGGGTAACAGCTTCCCTGTGATTGTGgcaagttcaagtgtttgccagGAGTTGAGAAATCTAGAAGTTGAGCTTGAGGATTCACAGGTTCTTGATGTTCCTTCTGATGGTCAGATTCATGACTCTCGGCAGTCAAAGACAAGGGTTCAAGTTCTGCACTTCCTTAATGAACTCGGCTGGCTTTTTCAGAAGGCTTCTGCCTGTACACTGTCCACTAGATCTGATATGTCTGATTTGGATTTGATTCAGTTTTCAACCGCGCGGTTCAAATATCTTTTACTGTTCTCTAGTGAGCGTGACTGGTGCTCTCTTACTAGAACACTTCTGGATATTCTTGCTAAGAGAAGCTTGGTCAGCGAGGAACTATCAAAGGAAACTATGGAGATGCTGGCTGAGATTCATCTTCTGAACAAAGCAGTAAAAAGAAAGAGTAGGAGCATGGTGCATTTGCTTGTACAGTTCGTTGTAATTTGCCCTGATAATTCCAAGGTTTACCCCTTCCTTCCAAATTTGCCTGGCCCTGGTGGTTTAACTCCGTTGCATCTTGCTGCATCCATTGAGAATGCAGAGGATATTGTTGACGCCTTGACAGATGATCCTCAACAG ATTGGTTTGACATGTTGGCGGTCAGTTCTAGATGAAGATGGCCAATCTCCTGAAACATATGCCAAGTTGAGGAATCATAATTCTTATAATGAGCTTGTAGCACAAAAGCTGGTGGACATGAAGAACAACCAGGTTACTATAACGGTTAATGGCAATGAAATTCGTATGGATCAGTTAGGGAATGTTGGTGACCATAAAAAATCTGGGGTTCAGGCGTTGCAAATAAGATCTTGCTCCCAGTGTGCCATTTTGGAGTCTGGTGTGCTAAGGCCGCCTGTCCGGTCAAGGGGATTGCTTGCTCGGCCTTATATCCATTCAATGCTGGCTATAGCAGCAGTCTGCGTCTGTGTCTGTGTATTCATGCGAGCTTTGCTGCGGATTAATTCTGGTAAATCCTTCAAGTGGGAGAGGCTGGATTATGGTACAATATAA
- the LOC136476809 gene encoding uncharacterized protein, giving the protein MYNTLLLVLSSNANVICFAGVWYRLRDFNAELPPQEQLPHTHVVVLTHISSRYADLGGYPRLGHPAFSNCYEILSAAAMLYTTEFGLYILKSGPLSIPPNGVTYRRQCIRRCFHKNVFFAYGCLLKNVRPKSPRHGRRIHLSVYAISKFLSTPKSGREDEDPPTVCLAGTKKITNAFYVLQYLFIKWRIQSGWEADKYGPKIALAISLLHMRTCVFDVSRCMTLLKRSDLMVELSHVLSSPMKRV; this is encoded by the exons ATGTACAACACTTTGTTGCTTGTGTTATCTTCTAATGCAAATGTAATATGTTTTGCAGGTGTCTGGTATCGCTTAAGGGACTTCAATGCAGAGTTACCCCCACAGGAGCAGCTACCACACACCCATGTGGTGGTGCTTACTCACATATCATCAAGATATGCAGACCTGGGGGGCTATCCCAGACTTGGCCATCCAGCATTCAGCAACTGTTATGAGATCTTATCTGCGGCTGCTATGCTTTACACAACAGAATTTGGGCTCTATATCTTGAAATCTGGCCCCTTGTCAATTCCACCG AATGGGGTGACCTATCGACGTCAATGTATAAGAAGGTGCTTCCACAAGAATGTATTCTTCGCCTATGGATGTTTACTCAAGAATGTCCGTCCTAAATCGCCGAGACATGGTAGAAG GATACATCTCTCTGTTTATGCGATTAGCAAATTTCTTTCAACTCCGAAATCTGGGCGTGAAGATGAAGACCCACCGACTGTTTGTTTGGCTGGCACAAAGAAGATAACAAACGCCTTCTATGTGCTTCAATATCTGTTCATAAAATGGAGGATACAATCAG GCTGGGAAGCTGACAAATACGGCCCCAAAATTGCACTTGCCATTTCTCTATTGCACATGAGAACATGTGTATTCGACGTATCAAG GTGCATGACTTTGTTGAAAAGATCAGATCTAATGGTGGAGTTGTCTCACGTGCTATCATCTCCTATGAAAAG GGTTTAG